A stretch of the Polyangiaceae bacterium genome encodes the following:
- a CDS encoding HAMP domain-containing histidine kinase, whose translation MNTTEAAPQALHGTPAADAFRINLSWLVRMRWFAMFGQAVVITGVTWFMGVELPLLPVGVILALELTSNLGYVGWLRQEPEVSERMLVALVAFDLLLFTLLLYFSGGPQNPFSFLYLIHIAVAALVVRPKWTWGLVLLALFCSGALFFENVPLHMAGSDGIPFKAHLYGIWVALGVGATFIVYFMQRVNAALRSREAELAAAEQRTRRSDQLASLATLAAGAAHELSTPLSTIAVIVKELDRELGQAGVDDRLLGDLRLIREQVERCREILIQLSSDSGTTHAENQSRLELPLLVKRALENLQETQRVDVVLSDDAQSYAARVPERALVRALRGLIKNALDASSGQKRVKVEVAVLATGWRFEVVDRGTGMSEEVLRRAVEPFFTTKEPGRGMGLGLFLTRAVVEGLGGQLLIQSQPGEGTRATVLLPHSEDSANKATQASE comes from the coding sequence TCACCTGGTTCATGGGGGTGGAGCTGCCGTTGTTGCCTGTGGGGGTGATTCTGGCGCTCGAGCTCACCAGCAACCTGGGCTACGTGGGATGGCTCAGGCAGGAGCCCGAAGTTTCCGAGCGGATGCTTGTGGCGCTGGTTGCTTTCGACCTGCTGCTGTTCACGCTGCTGCTCTATTTCAGCGGCGGTCCCCAGAACCCCTTCTCGTTTCTCTACCTCATCCACATCGCCGTTGCTGCTCTGGTCGTTCGCCCGAAGTGGACCTGGGGTCTCGTCTTGCTCGCGCTGTTCTGCTCTGGCGCTTTGTTCTTCGAGAACGTTCCGCTGCACATGGCGGGCAGCGATGGCATTCCGTTCAAGGCGCATCTCTACGGGATCTGGGTCGCCCTCGGAGTTGGCGCGACCTTCATCGTCTATTTCATGCAGCGGGTAAACGCGGCCTTGCGGTCACGGGAGGCCGAGCTGGCTGCGGCAGAACAGCGCACGCGACGATCTGACCAGCTCGCGTCACTAGCCACGCTCGCGGCGGGCGCAGCGCACGAACTCTCGACTCCGCTGTCGACCATCGCCGTGATCGTGAAGGAACTCGACCGCGAACTGGGTCAGGCGGGGGTGGACGATCGCCTACTCGGTGACCTAAGACTCATCCGTGAACAGGTGGAGCGGTGTCGGGAGATCCTGATCCAGCTCTCCAGTGACTCCGGCACCACCCACGCGGAAAATCAGAGCCGCCTCGAGCTGCCACTGCTCGTGAAGCGCGCGTTGGAGAATTTACAGGAAACGCAGCGAGTGGACGTGGTGTTGAGCGACGACGCTCAGTCCTACGCTGCCCGCGTACCGGAGCGGGCTCTCGTGCGGGCGCTGCGGGGCTTGATCAAGAATGCTCTAGACGCTTCCTCCGGGCAAAAGCGCGTGAAGGTGGAAGTAGCCGTGCTCGCAACGGGCTGGCGCTTCGAGGTGGTGGACCGCGGTACGGGTATGAGTGAAGAAGTGTTGCGCCGAGCGGTAGAGCCGTTTTTTACGACCAAGGAACCCGGCCGAGGCATGGGCCTCGGCCTATTCTTGACCCGGGCTGTGGTAGAAGGACTGGGTGGCCAGCTCCTGATTCAGTCTCAGCCAGGCGAGGGCACCCGCGCGACGGTGCTGCTCCCTCACAGTGAAGACTCAGCCAACAAGGCAACTCAAGCATCGGAGTGA
- a CDS encoding response regulator has product MDGDLHQTSILVVDDEEIFRDRLVMAFKNRGFSVRGASNYDEAMRLAHDDPPELATVDLRMPGHSGLELVRELKKLEPSMRVVVLTGYGSIATAIDAVKLGATHYLQKPADADEILAAFQRDAEAPLSDPTEAPKAPSLARAEWEHINRVLSDCGGNISEAARRLGIHRRSLQRKLQKYPPLS; this is encoded by the coding sequence ATGGACGGCGACCTGCATCAAACCTCGATCCTGGTGGTCGACGACGAAGAGATCTTTCGTGATCGCTTGGTGATGGCGTTCAAGAACCGCGGCTTCTCCGTGCGTGGCGCAAGCAACTACGACGAAGCCATGCGCCTGGCTCACGACGACCCGCCGGAGCTCGCCACAGTCGACCTGCGGATGCCTGGGCACTCAGGGCTCGAGTTGGTGAGAGAACTCAAGAAGCTCGAGCCCAGTATGCGCGTCGTGGTGTTGACCGGCTACGGCAGCATTGCCACTGCCATTGACGCGGTGAAGCTCGGCGCGACCCACTACCTGCAGAAGCCCGCTGACGCCGATGAGATCTTGGCGGCGTTCCAGCGGGACGCCGAGGCTCCCCTCAGCGATCCGACTGAGGCTCCCAAGGCGCCGAGTCTGGCGCGAGCGGAGTGGGAGCACATCAATCGCGTGTTGAGCGACTGTGGCGGCAACATCTCAGAGGCTGCTCGGCGTCTCGGGATCCATCGACGCTCGCTTCAGCGCAAGCTCCAGAAGTACCCGCCGCTCAGCTGA
- a CDS encoding SRPBCC family protein, whose translation MSDIEVERSIECKSSADRLWPIITDTERMNRAIGLGRIEVEANSDESAARFVIKTVAAGFPLEYEERPFEWQKDKRFEVRRVVRKGLTKEIENRFRLEPIEGGGTRLSLTVRVVPKSALLRPIMAMQVKRSVNKVMREFSAIDAELQAGQQAEFSSFVPNLGPDLLARACDNLHREMQDPELGYHESELHSELAERLIQLVKTAPDPEIDRLRPFELADRWGTERRELLEVCLCAVNAGLLELSWDLVCPSCRTGSERLESLVELSTAAHCQFCDIDYELELDRAVEATFCPAAGVRTVDVGPYCIGGPARTPHVLAQAILHPQGVAHLEAPPGEARYRLFVRGGSARSLLVREGAPKHVHLTVRGEAFDDDREVEAAPGADLEIAFHADNESHVKLESLVYRDQSATAHVVSTLEAFRRRFAAQLLRPGLSLKVGRVALLFTDLTDSTAMYSALGDARAFRVVLDHFDVLRETISEHDGSVVKTIGDAVMAAFVDEGEAIRCAVAMHRAMPQFRSAQGDASGVRLKVGVYSGPCYSVNANNILDYFGQSVNIAARLQGKAGAGEIVLTEEAAKKALQHGWLQGAAPSAPFSAELKGVSGSLSMVRVLVDA comes from the coding sequence ATGAGTGACATCGAGGTCGAGCGCAGCATCGAGTGCAAGTCCAGCGCGGATCGTCTGTGGCCCATCATCACCGACACCGAACGCATGAACCGCGCGATCGGGCTCGGTCGCATCGAGGTGGAGGCAAACTCCGACGAGAGCGCGGCTCGCTTCGTCATCAAGACCGTCGCCGCCGGCTTCCCGCTGGAATACGAGGAGCGCCCCTTCGAGTGGCAGAAGGACAAGCGCTTCGAGGTGCGCCGTGTAGTACGCAAGGGCCTGACAAAGGAAATCGAAAATCGTTTCCGCCTGGAACCAATTGAGGGAGGCGGCACTCGGCTCTCCCTCACGGTTCGGGTCGTGCCGAAGTCTGCGCTGCTCCGGCCAATCATGGCCATGCAGGTGAAGCGCAGCGTGAACAAGGTCATGCGCGAGTTCTCCGCCATCGACGCCGAGCTACAAGCCGGGCAACAGGCGGAGTTCTCGAGCTTCGTGCCCAATCTGGGACCGGATCTGCTCGCTCGCGCGTGCGACAACCTACATCGAGAAATGCAAGATCCAGAGCTCGGCTACCACGAGTCTGAGCTCCACTCGGAGCTGGCCGAGCGCTTGATCCAGCTCGTGAAGACAGCGCCGGACCCGGAAATCGATCGCCTACGTCCCTTCGAGCTAGCAGATCGCTGGGGCACCGAGCGCCGAGAGCTGCTCGAGGTGTGCCTGTGCGCGGTCAACGCCGGGCTGCTCGAGCTGTCTTGGGACCTGGTGTGCCCCAGCTGTCGCACGGGCTCAGAACGACTCGAGAGCTTGGTCGAGCTCAGCACGGCTGCGCACTGTCAGTTTTGCGATATCGACTACGAGCTCGAGTTGGATCGAGCGGTGGAGGCGACCTTCTGTCCAGCTGCCGGAGTACGCACAGTAGACGTGGGGCCGTATTGCATCGGCGGCCCAGCGCGTACGCCGCATGTGCTGGCTCAAGCGATTCTGCATCCCCAAGGCGTCGCTCACCTGGAGGCGCCCCCAGGCGAAGCGCGCTATCGGCTGTTCGTCCGCGGCGGCAGCGCTCGCTCGTTGCTAGTTCGTGAAGGTGCGCCGAAGCACGTTCATCTCACCGTGCGGGGCGAAGCATTCGATGACGATCGAGAAGTGGAGGCAGCACCCGGCGCCGACCTCGAGATAGCATTCCACGCGGATAATGAATCTCACGTCAAGCTCGAGAGCTTGGTGTACCGAGATCAGTCTGCCACGGCGCACGTGGTGAGCACCCTGGAGGCGTTCAGGCGTCGCTTTGCCGCGCAGCTCCTGCGGCCAGGGCTGAGCCTCAAGGTGGGCCGCGTGGCACTGCTCTTCACGGACTTGACTGACAGCACAGCCATGTATTCTGCGCTCGGTGACGCGCGGGCGTTTCGCGTCGTGCTCGACCACTTTGACGTGCTCAGGGAGACGATCTCGGAGCACGACGGGAGCGTGGTAAAAACCATCGGCGACGCCGTCATGGCGGCGTTCGTGGACGAAGGCGAAGCGATCCGCTGCGCGGTCGCCATGCATCGAGCGATGCCGCAGTTTCGCTCGGCGCAAGGCGACGCGAGCGGGGTGCGCCTCAAAGTCGGGGTCTACTCGGGTCCCTGTTACTCCGTGAACGCCAACAACATCCTCGACTACTTCGGTCAGAGCGTGAACATTGCCGCGCGGTTACAGGGTAAGGCAGGCGCAGGCGAAATCGTGCTCACCGAGGAGGCCGCGAAGAAGGCGCTGCAACACGGGTGGTTGCAGGGGGCGGCCCCGAGCGCGCCCTTCAGTGCCGAACTCAAAGGCGTGAGTGGCAGCTTGTCGATGGTCCGCGTGCTGGTCGACGCCTGA
- a CDS encoding protein kinase yields MEPAEYQREVPFGPFILERRIAVGGSAEVFVARPKTGSSPAPRLVIKRLLPTALGEEEFESLEREADLHRRVKHPGVVHVFGAGMVREEPFLAMEYVDGVDAFRLMRFSQTEGRPFPPGLPIYIARRIALALAAVHGTTDSLGHPLNIVHRDVTPSNIYLSVAGEVKLGDFGIARFDEKPTSAPGNTSSYGLKGKLGYLAPEQVAGEPVDRRADLFSLAVSLGEMLIGERIFPGSGQLAILLAIRDGNIEPLRANAHKLPRGLQPILEKALTPDPAYRFADGAELAHALEAFEQPSEVELQAMLAEWVSWARDSSRLAKSLQSRVRDSVQRMKAARAVSREALPSFTGEEPARQDGPHPESQVTRSAQLEPSPYSSREAATRAELHTTFEHPPSQRTGAEEPSQVRRVSGTVMSSVTFAKLVEMIATGDLGPDDQVALMGEGFRRIGDIHELERHLLPSTTAATGRMFEPGVPDFVCDLGTMPMLAVLARMRQRRETGGLFVLRKGADRAQRKEIYLRGGRLLHVASSAREELLGEYLVRRGALSREDLEQALRLLKNFGGRLGDTLISLHLVDAHDLFRAIRDQGRDRVATMCSWSEGGVAFYRGTTPGHVEFKLDLDLASPIMAGAILLGQGEPATLLPNLSTHILPGPRIEATLDRRERGTAPSSMQRLPELSKSSPTLENAISALTQPDVDGARVIGRKEACAALIAAKTVGWIQF; encoded by the coding sequence TTGGAACCCGCGGAGTATCAGCGCGAAGTACCGTTTGGGCCTTTCATCCTCGAGCGACGCATCGCCGTCGGAGGCAGCGCCGAAGTCTTCGTCGCCCGCCCCAAGACCGGCTCATCTCCCGCACCGCGCCTGGTGATCAAGCGCCTCCTACCAACCGCCCTCGGCGAAGAAGAGTTCGAGAGCCTGGAGCGCGAAGCGGACCTGCACCGCAGGGTCAAACATCCTGGGGTGGTGCACGTCTTCGGCGCGGGGATGGTGCGCGAGGAACCGTTCCTCGCGATGGAGTACGTGGACGGCGTCGACGCCTTTCGCTTGATGCGTTTCAGCCAGACCGAGGGCCGACCTTTTCCGCCCGGATTACCCATCTACATCGCGCGGCGCATCGCCCTGGCCCTGGCGGCGGTGCACGGCACCACGGACAGCCTCGGTCATCCGCTGAACATCGTGCATCGCGACGTCACCCCTTCGAATATCTACCTCTCCGTCGCCGGGGAAGTGAAGCTCGGGGACTTCGGCATCGCGCGTTTCGACGAGAAGCCCACCAGCGCCCCTGGCAACACCAGCTCATACGGTTTGAAGGGCAAGCTCGGTTACCTTGCCCCGGAGCAAGTGGCCGGAGAGCCCGTGGATCGCCGCGCGGATTTGTTCAGCCTGGCGGTCAGCCTGGGAGAGATGCTGATCGGTGAACGCATCTTCCCCGGCTCTGGGCAGCTCGCGATCCTACTCGCGATTCGCGACGGCAACATCGAGCCGCTACGCGCCAACGCGCACAAGCTTCCGCGTGGGCTGCAGCCGATCTTGGAGAAGGCGCTCACCCCGGATCCCGCGTATCGCTTCGCAGACGGTGCTGAGCTCGCGCACGCGCTCGAAGCCTTCGAGCAACCCTCCGAAGTGGAGCTGCAGGCGATGCTCGCCGAGTGGGTGAGCTGGGCGCGGGACTCGAGTCGCCTAGCCAAGAGCCTGCAGAGCCGCGTGCGGGACTCGGTGCAGCGCATGAAGGCAGCACGCGCCGTCTCGCGGGAGGCACTTCCGAGCTTCACGGGGGAAGAGCCGGCGCGACAGGATGGGCCCCACCCGGAGTCCCAGGTGACTCGCTCCGCACAGCTCGAGCCATCGCCTTACAGCAGTCGCGAGGCCGCGACGCGAGCAGAGCTCCACACCACGTTCGAGCACCCGCCGAGCCAACGCACCGGCGCCGAAGAGCCAAGTCAGGTGCGTCGGGTGAGCGGTACCGTCATGAGCTCCGTGACCTTCGCGAAGCTGGTGGAGATGATAGCCACGGGCGACTTGGGCCCCGACGATCAGGTGGCGTTGATGGGCGAGGGCTTCCGCCGCATCGGAGACATTCACGAGCTCGAGCGCCACTTGCTGCCATCCACGACCGCCGCAACGGGACGCATGTTCGAACCCGGCGTGCCGGATTTCGTGTGCGACCTAGGCACCATGCCCATGCTCGCGGTGCTCGCTCGTATGCGTCAACGGCGCGAGACCGGCGGCCTGTTCGTGCTGCGCAAAGGCGCCGACCGAGCTCAGCGCAAAGAAATCTACCTGCGCGGCGGCCGTCTGCTGCACGTCGCCAGTTCCGCACGGGAAGAACTCCTGGGGGAGTACCTGGTGCGCCGCGGAGCGCTTTCCCGTGAAGATCTCGAACAAGCGCTCAGGCTGCTGAAGAACTTTGGTGGGCGCCTGGGAGACACCTTGATCTCCCTCCACCTGGTGGACGCTCACGATCTGTTCCGTGCGATCCGCGACCAAGGCCGAGACCGGGTCGCCACCATGTGCAGCTGGAGCGAAGGCGGCGTGGCGTTCTACCGCGGAACAACGCCAGGACACGTCGAGTTCAAGCTTGATCTGGACCTTGCGAGTCCGATCATGGCCGGTGCGATCTTGCTTGGCCAAGGCGAGCCGGCAACGTTGCTACCGAACCTCTCCACACACATCCTCCCCGGTCCACGCATCGAGGCCACCCTGGATCGCCGAGAGCGTGGCACTGCACCAAGCTCCATGCAGCGGTTGCCCGAGCTGAGCAAGAGCAGCCCGACCCTGGAGAACGCGATTTCGGCTCTCACCCAGCCCGACGTGGACGGCGCTCGAGTGATCGGCCGCAAGGAAGCCTGCGCGGCGCTGATCGCGGCGAAGACCGTCGGCTGGATTCAGTTCTGA
- a CDS encoding 1-acyl-sn-glycerol-3-phosphate acyltransferase, with the protein MLDLPRLESIRLKARPRIQRVVAWSILFPNYALPPRVKIRLEHIERLPREPVIFAMNHTDRYNYWPFQYQLYREHNRFTATWVKGKYYENAFVGRFMELTNNIPTVSRGYLITKDFMLALSRKPSDEEYETLRNWVDKASLDASAECETKASLPSELLEKPRNTLGLDYDPSRQTYAAYINALFLRMMQRFNQLNRETFEKGLDLLVFPQGTRSIRLSKGHIGLTQIALKFKKPIVPVGCNGSDRLYPGGNPLAKGGEVVYRFGEPIPYSELSEFHIAEDYEPFTAEAEHRYRDKFQGAVDIVMDRINDLLDPEYQYSEDKRPEGVRGAKRFV; encoded by the coding sequence ATGTTGGACTTGCCCCGTCTCGAGAGCATCCGCTTGAAGGCGCGCCCACGCATCCAGCGAGTGGTGGCCTGGAGCATCCTGTTCCCAAACTACGCTCTGCCGCCGCGGGTGAAGATCCGGCTCGAACACATCGAGCGGTTGCCGCGCGAGCCGGTGATCTTCGCAATGAACCACACGGATCGCTACAACTACTGGCCGTTTCAGTATCAGCTCTACCGCGAGCACAATCGGTTCACCGCGACCTGGGTCAAAGGCAAGTACTACGAGAACGCGTTCGTCGGCCGCTTCATGGAGCTCACCAACAACATCCCAACGGTGAGTCGCGGCTACCTGATCACCAAGGACTTCATGCTCGCCCTCAGCCGCAAGCCGAGCGACGAGGAGTACGAGACCTTGCGCAACTGGGTCGACAAGGCATCACTTGATGCAAGCGCGGAGTGCGAGACGAAAGCGAGCCTCCCGAGTGAGCTCCTCGAGAAGCCCCGGAACACACTGGGCTTGGACTACGACCCCAGCCGTCAGACCTACGCGGCGTACATCAACGCCCTGTTCCTGCGCATGATGCAGCGCTTCAACCAGCTGAACCGCGAGACCTTCGAGAAGGGGCTCGACCTGCTCGTGTTTCCCCAAGGCACCCGCTCGATCAGGCTATCCAAGGGCCACATCGGGCTCACTCAGATCGCGTTGAAGTTCAAGAAGCCGATCGTTCCGGTGGGCTGCAATGGGAGTGATCGGTTGTATCCCGGAGGAAATCCGCTGGCCAAGGGCGGGGAGGTTGTCTACCGTTTCGGCGAGCCGATCCCGTACTCGGAGCTTTCGGAGTTCCACATCGCAGAGGACTACGAGCCGTTCACGGCGGAGGCGGAGCACCGCTACCGGGACAAGTTCCAAGGCGCGGTAGACATCGTGATGGACCGCATCAACGACTTGCTTGATCCCGAGTACCAGTACTCCGAAGACAAGCGACCGGAAGGCGTGCGGGGCGCCAAGCGCTTCGTTTGA
- a CDS encoding DUF2089 domain-containing protein, which produces MSQLVTECPACRGGLRVTRLDCERCGTQLEGSFALPSLLRLDADELAFVLMFVKASGSLKEVAKLRGQSYPTIRNRLDQIIAKLEAESRDPDAERHAVLDAIARGKMTAEEGARRLKEIES; this is translated from the coding sequence ATGTCACAACTCGTTACGGAGTGCCCCGCCTGTCGGGGCGGGCTACGCGTCACGCGCCTCGATTGCGAGCGCTGTGGCACGCAGCTCGAGGGCAGCTTCGCCTTGCCAAGCTTGCTGCGCCTGGACGCCGATGAGCTCGCCTTTGTGCTGATGTTCGTGAAGGCATCCGGCAGCCTGAAGGAGGTCGCGAAGCTGCGCGGTCAGAGCTACCCCACCATTCGCAATCGGCTCGACCAGATCATCGCAAAGCTCGAGGCGGAGAGTCGGGATCCCGATGCGGAACGTCACGCCGTCCTCGACGCAATTGCACGTGGAAAGATGACGGCGGAAGAAGGAGCCCGCCGACTGAAGGAGATTGAGTCATGA
- a CDS encoding amidoligase family protein, whose product MTSPKSLSQSQYLSPPRRLNPQGNERRLGLEFEFVGVSLEQAADVVRDVFGGEARRETEFHWVVDSPELGEFSVECDAKFLKEKQYEDAASRLGLELSEEEKSRFAELVLEYSDRVVPNEIVTPPLPLQRIGMADELNRRFAKAMEGSPLSVAPCGLHINVEVASFETAWILAVMRAYAQSYERIVSDSEVSLLRRVFPYIKPYPALYVAQLEDPEYKPDQWTLIEDYARLVGTRNMGLDVLPLFGYLSGDQLERHDHLEHELIKPRPAFHYRLPNCRLGDPDWSVAQEWNRWVSIERIAEAAELQRRRLAS is encoded by the coding sequence GTGACTTCCCCGAAGAGCTTGTCCCAGTCTCAATACCTCTCACCCCCGCGCCGCTTGAATCCCCAGGGTAATGAGCGGCGCCTTGGTCTCGAGTTCGAGTTCGTTGGTGTCTCCCTCGAGCAAGCGGCGGACGTCGTGCGAGACGTGTTTGGAGGTGAAGCGCGCCGTGAGACCGAGTTTCACTGGGTCGTCGACTCGCCTGAGCTCGGCGAGTTCAGCGTCGAGTGCGACGCGAAGTTCCTCAAGGAGAAGCAGTACGAGGATGCCGCGAGTCGCCTGGGTCTGGAGCTGAGTGAAGAGGAGAAATCCCGCTTCGCGGAGCTGGTCCTGGAGTACTCGGACCGCGTGGTGCCGAACGAGATCGTGACACCGCCACTCCCCCTCCAGCGTATCGGCATGGCCGATGAACTGAACCGACGCTTCGCGAAGGCCATGGAAGGCTCCCCCCTCAGTGTCGCGCCCTGCGGGCTCCACATCAACGTGGAGGTGGCGTCTTTCGAGACAGCATGGATCCTCGCGGTAATGCGTGCCTACGCTCAGAGCTATGAGCGCATCGTCAGCGACTCGGAGGTCAGCTTGCTGCGCCGGGTGTTCCCGTACATCAAGCCTTATCCTGCTCTGTACGTCGCACAGCTGGAGGACCCTGAATACAAACCAGACCAATGGACGTTGATCGAGGACTACGCGCGCCTCGTCGGCACACGCAACATGGGGCTCGACGTCCTGCCGCTGTTTGGCTACCTCTCCGGCGATCAGCTCGAGCGACACGACCACCTGGAACACGAGCTGATCAAGCCCCGCCCGGCCTTTCACTATCGGCTGCCGAACTGCCGTTTGGGGGACCCGGACTGGAGCGTCGCCCAGGAGTGGAACCGATGGGTGAGCATCGAGCGGATTGCTGAGGCCGCGGAGTTGCAGCGCCGGAGGCTGGCGAGTTGA
- a CDS encoding gamma-glutamyl-gamma-aminobutyrate hydrolase family protein, with the protein MLVTGPDKGGAAAWWFTAFAVWIQGGHPIRSTPKRVTPEAWDALVLGGGADIDPRRFGQELGKLGEQHRRAGLLSRMVAICVLTLRKLLGLASSRHRLDPARDAAETRLLHQAWSRGAPVLGICRGAQLINVFFRGSLYTDLADFYRERANARSVLPTKLVRIGEGSTMQRIVGTDRLRINALHDQAMAEIGSGLVVSACEPNGVVQAIESLDPAWPALGVQWHPEYLPQRAEQRRLFAWLVEAARAPASRPASSASPPSARLQPTPAE; encoded by the coding sequence ATCTTGGTCACTGGACCCGACAAGGGGGGCGCGGCAGCCTGGTGGTTTACCGCTTTTGCCGTGTGGATCCAGGGTGGCCACCCGATCCGCTCGACGCCGAAGCGTGTCACTCCGGAGGCTTGGGACGCTCTGGTGCTCGGAGGTGGCGCGGACATCGATCCGAGGCGCTTCGGTCAAGAACTTGGCAAGCTTGGTGAGCAGCATCGTCGTGCGGGCTTACTCTCACGAATGGTGGCGATCTGCGTGCTCACGCTACGCAAGCTCTTGGGCCTCGCATCGTCCAGACACCGCTTGGACCCCGCGCGAGATGCGGCAGAGACGCGATTGCTCCACCAAGCGTGGTCCCGAGGCGCGCCGGTGCTGGGGATCTGCCGAGGAGCCCAGCTAATCAATGTGTTCTTTCGTGGCTCGCTCTACACCGATTTGGCGGACTTCTACCGCGAGCGCGCGAACGCCCGCAGCGTGCTGCCCACGAAACTTGTACGCATCGGAGAGGGGTCGACCATGCAGCGCATCGTGGGGACGGACCGTCTGCGGATAAACGCGCTCCATGATCAAGCCATGGCCGAGATCGGCAGCGGTCTAGTGGTTAGCGCGTGTGAGCCGAATGGTGTCGTCCAGGCGATTGAGAGCCTCGACCCAGCGTGGCCAGCGCTCGGGGTGCAGTGGCACCCCGAGTACTTACCTCAGCGAGCGGAACAGCGTCGCTTGTTCGCCTGGTTGGTCGAAGCAGCGCGCGCTCCAGCATCGCGACCCGCCTCTAGCGCTTCGCCCCCCTCAGCGCGCCTGCAGCCTACTCCAGCGGAATGA
- a CDS encoding DNA mismatch repair protein translates to MLDDPSAPQVLDARQPQSELSSASSVPLPPDLLNGRGESRVALEELRTAVSLAFAGGSAGGLFRDALARTTPARSQWSAKAFVNDLFLSQFASQCLPVRALGREFAANTEYLVRCLASPPTDVAVLEHRRACLAELVERPALRRSLENVYLSLRQYRGLLEGGSGAGRWDANRRRLDLLKLIFEIFEALALDFREATSGLQRLASFAEHVREQEVYRSLGDLLRYDQNFASVSLKVGVGADGRIRGFELLQLEEDRQNPFANSVLRRWLVKLELFIRGYQFSDGEVMAHLIDGVFEGVVDHTLHFVELLADIEFYLGALGFRDLALQAGLGVSLPDFAPPDAPRRLIGLFNPLLLASQPRVVPCDVTLEHHATTLLITGPNSGGKTRLLQSLGLAQVLGQCGLFIPAASGSLSPASSLVVSLLQDTKADQSEGRLGMELMRIRELFQHLPPGAMVILDELCSGTNPSEGEEIFELVVKMLGRLEPQVCITTHFLSFADRLRREAQIPGLTFLQVELGADQAPTYQFVPGVARTSLAGQTAARLGVTAAQLNELVDANLQRAVN, encoded by the coding sequence ATGCTCGACGACCCTAGCGCACCCCAGGTTCTCGACGCTCGGCAGCCGCAGTCTGAACTGTCGAGCGCCTCGAGTGTTCCCCTCCCCCCCGACCTGCTCAACGGGCGAGGCGAATCGAGAGTCGCCCTCGAGGAGCTCCGCACAGCGGTCAGCCTGGCCTTCGCAGGTGGAAGCGCCGGAGGGCTATTCCGCGACGCGCTCGCTCGCACGACCCCGGCGCGATCTCAGTGGAGCGCCAAGGCCTTCGTCAACGACCTCTTCCTCAGTCAGTTCGCGAGCCAATGCCTCCCGGTTCGCGCACTGGGGCGGGAGTTCGCGGCGAACACCGAATACCTGGTGCGTTGCCTAGCGAGCCCACCCACGGATGTTGCTGTGTTGGAGCACCGCCGCGCGTGCTTGGCTGAGCTGGTGGAGCGCCCCGCGCTGCGTCGGTCGCTGGAGAACGTGTATCTGTCTCTGCGTCAGTATCGAGGTCTGCTCGAGGGCGGCAGCGGCGCTGGTCGTTGGGATGCGAACCGCCGACGCCTCGACCTGCTCAAGCTGATCTTCGAGATCTTCGAAGCCTTGGCGCTAGATTTCCGCGAGGCAACATCTGGGCTTCAGCGCTTGGCGAGCTTCGCCGAGCACGTCCGCGAACAGGAGGTCTATCGCTCACTCGGCGATTTGCTCCGCTACGACCAGAATTTCGCGAGCGTCAGTCTCAAGGTGGGCGTGGGGGCGGACGGCCGCATCCGCGGATTCGAGCTGCTGCAGCTCGAGGAGGACCGTCAGAATCCTTTCGCCAATTCGGTCCTGCGGCGCTGGCTGGTGAAGCTCGAGCTCTTCATTCGTGGCTACCAGTTCAGCGACGGCGAGGTGATGGCCCATCTGATTGATGGCGTCTTCGAAGGCGTCGTCGATCACACGCTCCACTTCGTGGAGCTGCTGGCGGACATCGAGTTCTATCTAGGTGCCCTGGGCTTCCGAGATTTGGCACTCCAAGCGGGTTTGGGGGTGAGCCTGCCGGATTTCGCACCGCCGGACGCTCCACGTCGTCTGATCGGCTTGTTCAATCCGCTGCTCCTGGCCAGTCAACCACGAGTCGTCCCATGCGATGTCACCCTGGAGCACCACGCCACCACGCTGCTCATCACGGGCCCCAACTCGGGAGGCAAGACGCGCCTGTTGCAGTCGCTCGGCCTTGCTCAAGTATTGGGGCAATGCGGGCTGTTCATCCCCGCGGCAAGCGGCAGCTTGAGCCCAGCGAGCAGCCTCGTCGTTTCCCTGCTCCAAGACACCAAGGCGGATCAGTCTGAAGGCCGCCTGGGCATGGAACTCATGCGCATCCGCGAGCTTTTTCAGCACTTGCCGCCCGGCGCCATGGTGATCTTGGACGAGCTGTGCTCGGGCACGAATCCCTCAGAGGGTGAGGAGATATTCGAGCTGGTGGTGAAGATGCTGGGACGGCTCGAACCCCAGGTCTGCATCACGACCCACTTCCTCTCCTTCGCCGATCGACTGCGCAGGGAAGCACAAATACCTGGACTGACCTTCCTGCAAGTCGAGCTCGGCGCAGACCAAGCTCCCACCTATCAGTTCGTACCAGGAGTCGCCCGCACCTCCCTCGCGGGCCAAACCGCGGCTCGCTTGGGTGTCACGGCCGCGCAGCTGAACGAGCTCGTTGATGCCAACCTACAGCGAGCAGTGAACTGA